A stretch of the Massilia sp. W12 genome encodes the following:
- a CDS encoding putative Ig domain-containing protein has product MLDVLGSTSVKPTPAQVEALNARFNEVLYGKNGVGPNAPRIKDADSLWDIASRSFTRDANGNFRLVAQGADDLSVFVQSELPELIKHESKLLNGISIAELNRLGKNELQTIKLIAIENAAREIHFGSLKNGSVAEYIAMNADNLAKAMQDPVKIKEWYELRNQLSPTALAEARAGENAVISTAKQAGFTTLSFLAAKLGTIAIGYSLYHIAKEAQAVYDTGNHEAAIKMAIDNTTSLAAGIAIGGAVTSFGMGVLSGLALANPVGIAVGLVAVAGLGIYAGIKGEDMVKSFLSGGSDATPQVFEKDGWKYVKYPGGALYAESLDGSTRNGIDHVWSAPNTDGSTLNIELNSNSGQQTRTIYTGSGDNAQVQSKSIYTPQADGGMKSDVTTFEHDLGRVTQVVQHTAQDGTPTNTVKSVTQKDGRQVITTDDHNNNTTLLRMDANGNHLVEEWKKADGSFGQNLYDPETGRRTSDVTQSDGSRQVLNDDGMGNKDLRQYNTQGSLTETRWEKFDGSRGVDKINPEDGSKSGISYDAAGNSTRYVDDNKGNKESAVFDPNNQMQSRSWEKADGSYGNDKVVDGVKTSEYFGKDGHHQISVFNPQGRLESATWDKKDGSHGSDTFNPDGSSSGIAFKPDGYYTKYIKGADGSLDATSYTSWNTKISRDWSWPDGSKAREVYDGSAVSGIFVRPDKSSQVYQDDGKGNTIIREIDKNNQITDIKWQRADGSRGQESIAPDKSVTGVAYKPDGQYVRYTNDNNGSTTTVNYDKDGNFISSQWTKPGAFGGKMTDEHGNLIIYANYGKDGSTQEVYQPNGVTRINVVNRDTTVKQTFDDGQGTRIITVFGPDGKGIVSNTNIKYNPDGSGTVTTTTENGTTEQSFGPGTFSPLSKPDSPKDSTPDLPQIDIPSMWDPSISSKDPFDNKPMDDDVTGPEEDRNGEIVNDDEGETRKDDIIEDIEDDFDDAETLPSPIALDLNGDGLKTVDINNGAFFDHGGDGFAEASGWIQADDGLLVRDLNENGKIDSGRELFGSETLLANGQKAANGFDALAEFDLNRDGLIDANDSIFNSLKVWKDKDGDGVTDAGELFDLPSVGVKAINVAYINDKQIDIHGNEHRQIGSYIDLSGVMHTAADVWFRSNPTFSVQQNKAPLSPEIAALPDVKGFGKVYDLQQAMQRDTSGKLKQLVQQFMQEESVQARNALVQDIIYHWTGVQNVDPASRAASQIYGNVIGDARKLEALEEFMGNEWYGVWCWRTRDPNPHGRAAPVLLKAFNQLSEMIYSQLVVQSTLKPLVQQIRYRKDPASGLIIGDLSVVAEKLTSQIIHNRSKGKETLGEFIRALKGMNELSKFDLAAFSKALAPLGGDISILVDAQRGIKGTEYADNLKGGLGSDLIQGLSGSDQIEGGAGNDTIDGGADHDMIHGGAGEDMLMGGRGDDHLYGGAGKDSFYFARGDGKDTIHEDYRDDTLIIIDDLSLDELKFSRSGANLLVDFTSSDKDQIILADFFADGVPQAGLILQRPNGVRQKVNLDDLLIATLLPTEHADVLHGSSLGDKVFALDGDDLVYGRGGDDTIDGQAGKDNLRGGDGNDQLAGGLDHDKLYGDSGADKLAGDAGNDTLYGGEGDDNLSGGDGNDVLDPGFGSDTMAGGAGDDSYRINDSSQVIMEDAAGGIDSVESSISLALAPNIEHLSLSGDAALHASGNAGDNTIHGNAGANQLSGEAGNDSIHAGGGNDTLEGGSGVDILHGDEGSDLIQGGADADRLFGEQGDDSLHGGDGDDLLQADEGNDLLIGGAGDDFLDGGEGNDTMQAGAGDDTYLIDEAGDQAQEAAGEGLDTINSRISFTLGANLENLLLVGDANLQGVGNDQNNGMIGNHGANLLQGMAGDDSMAGGAGGDTLEGGSGNDSLDGGTGRDQLRGGAGDDVYHVDDMQDVLQENADNGYDHVFASVSYTLSEHLEALTLNPDAGYASANGNSLDNLLRGNEVANVLDGGAGADTMEGGGGNDSYVVDNAADQVIDSEGDDDKVQAWINYQLGEQIENLELLGDADLDGSGNAMDNRMQGNAGNNLLDGGAGADQMQGGAGNDTYITDSEGDRISESSDEGIDTIVRSFDTLLVLNDNVENLTLAGDVQHGNGNELDNLITGNDADNSLLGLGGNDTLIGGLGKDSMFGREGADSMVGGAGDDYYEIDDAGDVIVELANEGYEMVRSTVSWTLGDNLERLALDGEEHLNANGNALNNGLWGNAGNNMLAGGLGNDYMEGGLGDDVYLFNKGDGKETIDNTDLSSAVDILRFGAGISENDVSARRQDNNLFILLKGGTDQVAFLNYFGATEDIDGQAADQKIDRIEFANGAVWDQSMIQTVVDRALNNHPPTVTNYPPALTARAGTAFTYVVPQNTVTDPDSWDSVSYSAKMSDGSALPAWLQFDAASRTFSGTPGTADVGVLQFVLWGTDNYGYSAGAGVRLTVGAPNNAPVLSTPLADQTANVGALFSFAAPSKTFTDPDAGDSLSYSATQADGSPLPAWLNFNPATRTFSGTPSAIGNVSVKLTAKDTGNLSVSDVFEIAVKLQNLNLQGTSGSDTLQGGAGNDTISGLAGNDSLLGFAGNDVLDGGAGNDSLLGGAGDDLYIVDSSQDAIGENANEGVDTVQASASFALSANLENLSLSGSNAINGAGNALNNQISGNSAANFIDGGAGNDSMAGGLGNDVYVVDSAQDQITENAGEGTDQVQSSISLTLGANLENLFLTGSNPINGAGNALNNQLSGNSAANLLDGGLGNDTMAGGAGNDTYVVDSSLDGIIENASEGTDLVQASVSYTLPANLENLSLSGSNAINGTGNSLHNQISGNSAANLLDGGAGNDSMAGGAGNDSYVVDNALDVITENLDEGTDLVQAGITYTLGANLENLTLSGSSAINGTGNAQNNLLIGNSAINSLNGAAGNDTLDGGAGADKLAGGAGNDVYLLDNTGDVVTENSAEGIDQVRTALTHTLAANVEALWLSGSNAVNGTGNTLNNLLWGNGAVNSLNGAAGHDILQGFAGNDILSDNAGNNLFDGGAGNDSITGGSGNELLLGGSGNDTINTGSGADVILFNLGDGQDTIAASSGKDNTVSLGKGIKYADLLFKKSSNDLILVTGATEQITFKDWYASSTNRSVANLQVVIEGTSDYNSSSTNKLNNKKVQQFNFDGLVAAFDQARSANPSLSSWALSTALLAQHVAGNDGAALGGDLAYQYAGSGNLAALSMTPAHTLLSNSQFGLSAQALQASANLQDSSPRLG; this is encoded by the coding sequence ATGTTAGATGTGCTTGGCAGCACATCAGTCAAACCTACCCCGGCGCAAGTTGAAGCACTCAACGCGCGTTTCAATGAAGTGCTGTATGGTAAAAATGGCGTTGGCCCGAATGCTCCACGGATTAAAGACGCTGACTCGCTCTGGGATATTGCATCACGCTCATTCACCAGAGATGCGAATGGTAATTTCCGCCTGGTGGCGCAAGGTGCGGATGATCTCAGCGTTTTTGTGCAATCCGAGCTTCCTGAATTAATCAAGCACGAATCTAAACTATTGAATGGCATTTCAATTGCAGAGCTGAACAGGCTGGGCAAGAATGAGTTGCAGACAATCAAATTGATTGCGATTGAGAATGCTGCGCGTGAAATTCATTTTGGCAGCTTAAAGAATGGCAGCGTGGCTGAATATATCGCAATGAACGCGGACAATCTTGCCAAAGCCATGCAAGACCCTGTCAAGATCAAAGAGTGGTATGAATTGCGCAACCAACTCTCCCCGACCGCGCTGGCGGAAGCCAGGGCAGGTGAGAACGCTGTGATTTCCACCGCGAAGCAAGCCGGCTTCACCACCTTGAGCTTCCTCGCCGCCAAGCTGGGCACGATTGCGATTGGCTATTCCTTGTATCACATCGCCAAAGAAGCACAGGCTGTGTATGACACCGGCAACCATGAAGCCGCGATCAAGATGGCGATTGACAACACCACCAGCCTGGCTGCCGGTATCGCGATTGGCGGCGCGGTGACCTCGTTTGGCATGGGCGTGTTGAGCGGCTTGGCGCTGGCCAATCCGGTCGGGATTGCGGTTGGTCTGGTGGCGGTGGCCGGTTTGGGCATTTACGCCGGCATCAAGGGCGAAGACATGGTCAAGTCCTTCCTCAGCGGTGGTTCAGACGCTACGCCCCAGGTATTTGAAAAAGATGGCTGGAAGTATGTGAAATATCCGGGCGGCGCCCTGTATGCGGAATCTCTCGACGGCAGTACGCGCAACGGAATTGACCATGTCTGGTCGGCTCCGAATACCGATGGCAGCACGCTCAATATTGAGTTGAACTCCAACAGCGGACAACAAACCCGCACCATTTACACCGGCTCTGGCGACAACGCGCAGGTGCAAAGCAAAAGCATTTATACGCCGCAAGCCGATGGCGGCATGAAGTCAGATGTCACCACCTTTGAGCACGATCTGGGTCGCGTCACACAAGTGGTTCAACACACAGCGCAAGATGGCACGCCGACCAATACGGTAAAGAGTGTGACGCAAAAGGATGGCCGTCAGGTTATCACCACCGATGACCATAACAACAACACCACCCTGCTGCGCATGGATGCCAACGGCAATCATTTGGTGGAAGAATGGAAAAAAGCCGATGGCAGCTTCGGCCAAAATCTATATGACCCGGAGACCGGGCGGCGCACCAGCGATGTGACGCAATCTGACGGCAGCCGCCAGGTTTTGAACGATGACGGCATGGGTAATAAAGATTTACGCCAATACAATACCCAGGGCTCGCTGACTGAAACACGCTGGGAGAAATTTGACGGCTCGCGCGGGGTGGACAAAATCAATCCCGAAGATGGCTCAAAATCCGGCATCAGCTATGACGCCGCGGGCAATTCCACCCGCTATGTCGATGACAACAAGGGGAATAAGGAAAGCGCGGTATTTGATCCGAATAACCAGATGCAAAGCCGCAGCTGGGAAAAAGCCGACGGCAGCTATGGTAATGACAAAGTTGTCGATGGCGTCAAAACGTCGGAATACTTTGGCAAAGATGGCCATCATCAGATTTCCGTGTTCAATCCACAAGGCCGCCTTGAAAGCGCGACCTGGGATAAAAAAGACGGCAGCCATGGCAGCGACACCTTCAACCCGGATGGCAGCAGTTCCGGCATCGCCTTTAAGCCGGACGGTTATTACACCAAATACATCAAAGGCGCCGATGGTTCGCTTGACGCCACCTCTTACACCAGCTGGAACACCAAGATCAGCCGCGACTGGAGCTGGCCGGATGGCAGCAAGGCGCGCGAAGTGTATGACGGCAGCGCTGTCAGCGGTATCTTTGTGCGTCCTGATAAGAGCAGTCAGGTGTATCAAGACGATGGCAAGGGCAATACCATCATCCGCGAAATTGACAAGAATAATCAAATCACTGACATTAAATGGCAGCGTGCAGACGGCAGTCGCGGACAGGAAAGCATTGCACCGGACAAGAGCGTCACCGGGGTGGCGTACAAGCCGGATGGCCAATATGTGCGCTACACCAATGACAACAATGGCAGCACAACCACTGTTAACTACGATAAAGACGGTAATTTCATTTCATCGCAATGGACTAAACCGGGTGCGTTTGGCGGCAAGATGACCGATGAGCACGGCAATCTGATCATTTACGCCAACTATGGCAAAGATGGCAGCACGCAAGAGGTGTATCAACCGAATGGCGTGACCCGGATTAACGTGGTCAATCGCGACACCACAGTGAAACAGACTTTTGATGACGGTCAAGGCACGCGCATCATCACGGTGTTCGGGCCGGATGGCAAGGGCATCGTCTCCAACACCAACATCAAATACAACCCGGATGGCAGTGGCACAGTCACTACCACGACTGAGAATGGCACTACAGAACAGTCCTTTGGGCCTGGCACATTCAGTCCGCTGAGCAAGCCTGATAGCCCGAAAGACAGCACCCCTGATCTGCCGCAGATCGATATTCCTTCAATGTGGGATCCCAGCATCAGCAGCAAAGACCCGTTCGATAACAAGCCGATGGATGATGACGTCACAGGCCCCGAAGAAGACCGTAACGGCGAGATCGTCAATGATGATGAAGGTGAGACCCGCAAAGACGACATCATTGAAGATATCGAAGATGATTTTGATGATGCTGAAACCCTGCCATCCCCAATAGCATTGGACTTGAATGGAGATGGATTGAAGACGGTGGACATCAACAATGGCGCCTTCTTTGATCACGGAGGGGATGGTTTTGCCGAGGCAAGCGGCTGGATTCAGGCCGACGATGGCTTGCTGGTGCGTGATTTGAACGAAAACGGCAAAATCGACAGCGGACGTGAACTCTTCGGCTCGGAAACCCTGTTGGCGAATGGACAGAAAGCTGCCAATGGCTTTGACGCCCTGGCTGAGTTCGACCTCAACCGCGACGGTTTGATTGACGCCAATGACAGCATTTTCAACTCCCTCAAAGTCTGGAAAGACAAGGATGGCGATGGCGTAACTGATGCAGGCGAATTGTTTGATTTGCCATCTGTCGGCGTAAAGGCCATCAACGTGGCGTATATCAACGATAAACAAATCGATATTCACGGCAATGAACACCGGCAAATCGGCAGTTATATCGACCTCAGCGGTGTGATGCACACTGCAGCTGACGTTTGGTTCCGCTCCAATCCAACCTTCTCTGTACAGCAAAACAAAGCGCCGCTCAGCCCGGAAATCGCTGCCCTGCCGGACGTCAAAGGCTTTGGCAAAGTGTATGACTTACAGCAGGCAATGCAGCGCGACACCTCCGGCAAATTGAAGCAACTGGTGCAGCAATTCATGCAGGAAGAATCGGTGCAGGCGCGCAATGCCCTGGTGCAAGACATTATCTACCACTGGACCGGCGTGCAAAATGTGGATCCGGCCAGCCGCGCCGCCAGCCAGATTTATGGCAATGTGATAGGCGATGCCAGAAAACTGGAAGCGCTGGAAGAATTCATGGGCAATGAATGGTATGGCGTGTGGTGCTGGCGCACGCGCGACCCTAATCCGCACGGCCGCGCTGCACCTGTGTTGCTGAAGGCTTTCAATCAGTTGTCGGAAATGATTTACAGCCAGCTGGTGGTGCAGAGCACGCTGAAACCCTTGGTGCAGCAAATCCGCTATCGCAAAGATCCGGCCAGCGGCTTGATCATCGGCGACTTAAGCGTGGTGGCGGAAAAATTGACCAGCCAAATCATTCATAACCGCAGCAAAGGCAAGGAAACCCTGGGCGAATTCATACGCGCGCTGAAAGGCATGAATGAGTTGTCCAAATTTGATTTGGCGGCATTCTCCAAAGCACTGGCGCCACTGGGCGGCGATATCTCTATCCTGGTGGATGCGCAACGCGGCATCAAGGGAACGGAATACGCTGACAATCTGAAAGGCGGCCTGGGCAGCGACTTGATTCAAGGCTTGTCCGGGAGTGATCAAATCGAAGGCGGCGCTGGCAATGACACCATTGATGGCGGCGCGGATCATGACATGATCCATGGCGGGGCCGGTGAAGATATGCTGATGGGCGGTCGTGGCGATGACCACCTGTATGGCGGCGCCGGCAAAGACAGCTTCTACTTTGCGCGCGGCGACGGTAAAGACACGATTCATGAAGATTATCGCGACGACACCTTGATCATCATCGACGATTTATCTCTTGATGAGCTTAAATTCAGCCGTTCCGGCGCCAATCTGTTAGTTGACTTCACCAGTAGTGATAAAGACCAGATAATTTTGGCCGACTTCTTCGCAGATGGCGTGCCGCAAGCCGGATTGATTTTGCAAAGACCGAATGGGGTCAGGCAAAAAGTCAATCTGGATGACCTGCTGATCGCCACCTTGCTGCCGACCGAGCACGCCGACGTATTGCACGGCTCATCCCTGGGCGATAAAGTCTTTGCACTGGACGGCGATGACCTGGTGTATGGCCGTGGCGGCGATGACACGATCGATGGCCAGGCAGGCAAGGACAATTTGCGCGGCGGCGACGGCAATGATCAGCTCGCTGGCGGCCTCGATCATGACAAATTGTATGGCGATAGCGGTGCTGACAAGTTGGCGGGCGACGCTGGCAATGACACCTTGTATGGTGGTGAAGGCGATGACAACCTCAGCGGCGGAGACGGCAATGATGTGTTGGATCCAGGATTTGGCAGCGACACCATGGCAGGCGGCGCAGGCGACGACAGCTATCGCATCAACGACAGCAGCCAAGTGATTATGGAAGATGCGGCTGGCGGGATTGACAGCGTGGAAAGCAGCATCAGCCTGGCGCTGGCGCCAAATATCGAGCATCTGAGCTTGAGCGGCGACGCTGCATTACATGCCAGCGGGAATGCCGGCGACAATACGATCCATGGCAATGCGGGCGCAAATCAGCTCAGCGGCGAAGCCGGCAACGACAGCATCCATGCCGGCGGCGGCAATGACACGCTGGAAGGCGGCAGCGGCGTCGATATTCTGCACGGTGACGAAGGCTCTGATCTCATCCAAGGTGGCGCGGATGCCGACCGTCTGTTCGGCGAACAAGGCGATGACAGCCTGCATGGCGGCGATGGCGATGATTTGTTGCAAGCTGATGAAGGCAATGACTTGTTGATCGGCGGCGCTGGCGATGACTTCCTGGATGGCGGCGAAGGCAATGACACCATGCAAGCCGGCGCAGGCGATGACACCTATCTGATTGATGAAGCCGGCGATCAGGCGCAGGAAGCTGCGGGCGAAGGTCTGGACACCATCAACAGCCGGATCAGCTTCACTTTGGGCGCCAATCTGGAAAATCTGCTGCTGGTCGGCGACGCCAATTTGCAAGGCGTCGGCAATGATCAGAACAATGGCATGATAGGCAATCACGGCGCCAATCTGCTGCAAGGCATGGCAGGCGACGACAGCATGGCAGGCGGCGCCGGCGGCGACACGCTGGAAGGCGGCAGCGGCAATGACAGCCTGGATGGCGGCACTGGCCGCGATCAGCTGCGCGGCGGCGCGGGGGATGATGTATACCATGTTGACGATATGCAGGATGTGCTGCAGGAAAACGCAGACAACGGCTATGACCATGTGTTTGCCAGCGTCAGCTACACCCTGAGCGAACATCTGGAGGCGCTCACCCTGAATCCCGATGCCGGTTACGCCAGCGCCAACGGCAATTCCTTGGACAATCTGCTGCGCGGCAATGAAGTCGCCAATGTGCTGGACGGTGGCGCAGGCGCGGACACCATGGAAGGCGGCGGCGGCAACGACAGCTATGTGGTTGATAATGCAGCTGATCAAGTCATCGACAGCGAAGGCGATGATGACAAGGTGCAAGCCTGGATCAATTATCAACTTGGCGAGCAGATTGAGAACCTGGAACTGCTGGGCGATGCGGATTTAGATGGCAGCGGTAACGCCATGGATAACCGGATGCAAGGCAATGCCGGCAATAATCTGCTGGATGGCGGCGCGGGCGCAGATCAGATGCAAGGCGGCGCTGGAAATGACACCTACATCACAGATTCGGAAGGCGACCGCATCTCCGAATCCAGCGACGAAGGCATCGACACCATCGTGCGCAGTTTCGACACCTTGCTGGTGCTCAATGACAATGTGGAAAACCTGACCCTGGCCGGCGATGTGCAGCATGGCAACGGCAATGAGCTGGACAATCTGATCACCGGCAACGATGCTGACAACTCCCTGCTCGGTTTGGGCGGCAATGACACCCTGATCGGCGGCTTGGGCAAAGACTCGATGTTCGGGCGCGAAGGTGCTGACAGCATGGTCGGCGGCGCTGGCGACGATTATTATGAAATCGACGACGCCGGCGATGTGATTGTGGAGCTGGCCAACGAAGGCTATGAAATGGTGCGCTCCACCGTCAGCTGGACGCTGGGCGACAATCTGGAACGCCTGGCGCTGGATGGGGAAGAACACCTGAACGCGAATGGTAACGCCCTGAACAATGGCCTGTGGGGCAATGCCGGTAATAATATGCTGGCCGGCGGTCTGGGCAATGACTATATGGAAGGCGGCCTGGGCGATGACGTGTATCTGTTCAATAAGGGCGATGGCAAAGAAACCATTGACAATACCGACTTGAGCAGCGCCGTGGACATCTTGCGTTTCGGCGCCGGCATTTCCGAAAACGATGTCTCGGCGCGCCGCCAAGACAATAATCTGTTTATCTTGTTAAAAGGCGGGACAGATCAAGTGGCCTTCCTGAATTACTTCGGCGCCACCGAAGATATCGATGGACAGGCAGCGGATCAGAAAATCGACCGCATCGAATTCGCCAATGGCGCGGTGTGGGATCAAAGCATGATCCAAACTGTGGTGGATCGCGCCTTGAACAACCATCCGCCAACCGTCACCAACTACCCGCCTGCGCTGACCGCTCGCGCCGGCACGGCCTTCACTTATGTCGTACCGCAAAACACCGTGACAGACCCGGACAGCTGGGACTCGGTCAGCTACAGCGCCAAAATGAGCGATGGCAGCGCACTGCCGGCCTGGCTGCAGTTTGACGCCGCCAGCCGCACTTTCAGCGGCACGCCGGGGACAGCTGACGTTGGCGTGCTGCAATTTGTGTTGTGGGGCACGGATAACTACGGCTATTCCGCCGGCGCCGGGGTGCGTCTGACAGTCGGCGCGCCGAATAATGCGCCGGTCTTGAGCACACCGCTGGCGGATCAAACCGCGAATGTGGGCGCCTTGTTCAGCTTTGCCGCACCGTCCAAAACCTTCACCGACCCGGACGCCGGCGACAGCTTGAGCTATAGCGCCACCCAGGCCGACGGCAGCCCGCTGCCTGCCTGGCTCAATTTCAACCCGGCCACCCGCACCTTCAGCGGCACGCCGAGCGCGATTGGCAATGTCAGCGTCAAACTGACGGCGAAAGACACTGGCAATTTGAGCGTCTCGGATGTGTTTGAGATTGCCGTCAAATTGCAAAATCTGAACTTGCAAGGGACCAGCGGCAGCGACACCCTGCAAGGCGGGGCCGGCAATGACACCATCAGCGGTCTGGCCGGCAACGACAGCCTGCTCGGTTTCGCCGGCAACGATGTGCTGGACGGCGGCGCCGGCAATGACAGCCTGCTCGGCGGCGCCGGCGATGATCTGTACATCGTTGACAGCAGCCAGGATGCGATTGGCGAAAACGCCAATGAAGGCGTGGATACGGTGCAAGCCAGCGCCAGCTTTGCGCTGTCCGCCAATCTGGAAAATCTGAGCTTAAGCGGCAGCAACGCCATCAATGGCGCCGGGAATGCGCTGAATAATCAGATCAGCGGCAACAGCGCCGCCAACTTCATCGACGGCGGCGCCGGCAATGACAGCATGGCCGGCGGCTTGGGCAATGATGTGTATGTGGTGGACAGCGCGCAGGATCAGATCACCGAAAATGCGGGCGAAGGCACAGACCAGGTGCAAAGCAGCATCAGCTTGACGCTGGGAGCGAATCTGGAAAACCTGTTCCTGACCGGCAGCAACCCCATCAACGGCGCCGGCAACGCCTTGAATAATCAGTTAAGCGGCAACAGCGCAGCCAATCTGCTGGATGGCGGTTTAGGCAACGACACCATGGCCGGCGGCGCCGGCAATGATACTTATGTGGTCGATAGCAGCCTGGACGGCATCATCGAAAACGCCTCGGAAGGAACGGATCTGGTGCAAGCCTCGGTCAGCTACACGCTGCCGGCGAATCTGGAAAATCTGAGCTTGAGCGGCAGCAACGCCATCAACGGCACAGGCAACAGCCTGCATAATCAGATCAGCGGCAACAGCGCAGCGAATCTGCTGGATGGCGGCGCAGGCAACGACAGCATGGCCGGCGGCGCCGGCAATGACAGCTATGTGGTCGATAACGCACTGGATGTGATTACCGAAAACCTGGATGAAGGGACGGATCTGGTGCAAGCAGGCATCACTTACACGCTTGGCGCCAATCTGGAAAATCTGACACTCAGCGGCAGCAGCGCCATCAATGGCACAGGCAATGCGCAAAACAATCTGCTGATTGGCAACAGCGCCATCAACAGCTTGAACGGCGCAGCTGGCAACGACACGCTGGATGGCGGCGCCGGCGCCGATAAATTGGCTGGCGGCGCGGGCAACGATGTGTATCTGCTCGACAATACTGGCGATGTGGTGACAGAAAACAGTGCGGAAGGCATTGATCAGGTGCGCACCGCGCTCACGCATACCCTGGCGGCGAATGTGGAAGCGCTGTGGCTGAGCGGTTCCAACGCGGTCAATGGCACGGGCAATACGCTCAACAATCTGCTGTGGGGCAATGGCGCGGTGAACAGCTTGAACGGCGCCGCCGGACATGACATTCTGCAAGGCTTTGCCGGCAATGACATCCTGAGCGACAACGCCGGCAATAATCTGTTCGATGGCGGGGCCGGCAATGACAGTATCACAGGCGGCAGCGGCAATGAGCTGTTGCTTGGCGGCAGTGGCAATGACACCATCAACACCGGCAGCGGTGCGGATGTGATTCTGTTCAATCTGGGCGATGGCCAGGATACGATTGCCGCCAGCAGCGGCAAAGACAACACAGTGTCCCTGGGCAAAGGCATCAAATATGCCGATCTTCTGTTCAAGAAGAGCAGCAATGATTTGATCCTGGTCACCGGCGCCACTGAGCAAATCACTTTCAAAGATTGGTATGCCAGCAGCACCAACCGCAGCGTGGCCAATCTGCAAGTGGTGATCGAAGGCACAAGCGACTACAACAGCAGCTCGACCAATAAGTTGAATAATAAGAAGGTGCAGCAATTCAACTTTGACGGTCTGGTGGCCGCTTTTGATCAAGCGCGCAGCGCCAATCCGAGCCTGAGCAGCTGGGCGCTCTCGACTGCTTTACTGGCGCAGCATGTGGCCGGCAATGATGGCGCAGCCTTGGGCGGCGACCTCGCTTACCAATATGCCGGCAGCGGCAATTTGGCGGCGCTGTCGATGACCCCGGCGCATACCCTGCTGAGCAACAGCCAGTTTGGCTTGAGCGCACAGGCCTTGCAAGCAAGCGCCAATCTGCAAGACAGCAGCCCGCGTCTTGGCTGA